The Anaerotignum propionicum DSM 1682 sequence CAAACAGGCAAACAAAATTGCTGGGCCACTCCACTCAAATTGACCATGTTTTCGAAAATCAAAGTACGTCATCCCAAGCTTGGCAAAGAAAAACACCGCAAGAATGAGGTCAATTGCTGGAAAGATTACTTTATTCACCACAGTTTTGATTTGCCCCGATGCCGTCGTCCATGTTCCTTCAATAGCTCCCGCTACATCTCCCGTTCCTGCTGCAAATGCCGTTATACTGTAGAACAGGCAAACAAGCAATACTGTGATTATAACTGCAAGTTTTTTGTATTTTTTCATACATTCTATCCCTCCCTTTATGGCTTCAGAGGTGCCACATGCCAATCCTGCCATAAATTCCCCTTTATTGTTAAGCTATCAGTTAAATTCATTGACAGCATTCCTACTGGCGTCCAGCTATCTGCTGCCCAAGTGTTTACTGTATAATTGCCGTCTGGCATCCAAATCGGTGTGAAATGGGTTCTATTTTTATAGGTGGAATACTTATTATTTTGAAACTCAAAGCTAGTTGATGATCCATCTTTCATCCTATCCAAAAGTCTCCAATAGGTTTCGTATCCAAACTCAGGAAAATAGCTTACAGCAGTCTGCGGATATGTAATTGCAGAGCTTTGGTTACTGCTTACCGATGCCGTTACGGTTTCATTGATGCCGTATCCTGACTTCATTACTCCACCACTGGCAGTTGGATTTTTACTGTCACATCGGATATTCATATTAGCTGAAAATCTAGCATAATACTTATCGAGATCGAACTCCCACCACCCGTGGTCACACCAATATCCGTCCTCATCATCACCATGCCATACCCAATATTCTTGCCACCAAGGATCCCAAACGCTCCAGTCTGCTCTTGTCATTTCTGCACGCTTAGGAACAGATACTGGCAAAAATGTGTCGTTTCTATCATCAGCAATAGGGTTTGGAGGAGGATTCTTATCAAGATCGACAATCTTACAGTGAATGGTAGTTTTATCTGTTCCACCTGGGCCTTCCACGGATACATGAATCACCATGTCCTGCTCTATATCTGGCGTTGTCCATTTTACCCACGCAAGCTGACTATCACCCTCAGGATAATACACATTCCCTACATTGTATGTTCTGCCGTCGATGGAAAAAGTGACTCTAGTTGGGTTATCTGGGTCACTTTGCCCTCCACTGACAGTAACTGCCGTAATAACTTCTGTATTTACACGATACTCATAATCTTGGGTTACAATTTCAGGAGATTCCGGCAACTCTGTAAAACGTACAACCCCAAGTCCAAGTGATGATTTGATATCTGCATTGGAGGCGGCTTTTGATGTACTTCCTTTCCATGCAGGATAGCCTAAATCTGAAACCTCCAAAAACATAGCAAGGGGTAAATTTTGATGAGAAAGAGCCACCATTCTTCGTCTGAGCAGTCCACTGATTTGCTCATCATACATCGCTGCCTCTGTTGCTGTAGTTGCAATCATTACACCCTCAAATTTGTAATAGGCAATTGGTTCGAGAAGTAGTTTATATTCTCCTCCAATAAGAATGTCATAGTTCATGCCCGTATGGTTGGCAATCATCTGAACAATGTATTCCGAACAAAAATATTTCTTGATTGCGTCGATATTGCTGTTTCCCTTGTCGCTTATAATTGTGGGCATCGATTGTGGAGGATTTATATACCGATATTTACTTGTTAAAGGCGTTAATCCAACCCCCTCACTATATTGAATTTTACTTACTTTGCCAAAATGCATTTGAATATTATTTGGTGACTTGTTTGTTAGGTCAATCGGTGTAGTAACAACCGTATAATCACTGGCACGAACAACTGTTACTCGGACACCATCATTTCCTGGAGACCATACATTGACACTTGTCCCATTGTCCATACCACCACCTCCAGCATCAATATTTCCGTCGCCAACAGCAAATGCTGTTGTAGAAACTAGAAGAGATAATATGATTGTTAACGCAACGGATGTTTTAGAACATTTCTTCATTTTTATTTTTCCTTTCTGCAAACAAAAATGCACTGCTTATTAGCAGTGCATTTTATTTACTATATTTATTCACCCATAATACCCACCTGTTTATTAATATCACCATCACTTTTGCCGACAGTTGCTTCGCCTCCGCCACCTTCATCTTCTATCCATCCGAATCCCGGCACATAAATTTGACCATCTTTTTTATCTCCGCTTTGTGGCTGATTGTCCTGTTTTGGTGTCTCTGAAGGTGTTTGCACCTTATCATGGTCAACTGATATATCCTGCTCTGTTACTTCATCTCCATTTGGCTTTTGGTCAGGATTTGTAAGCTCTTCTTCGGTATAAATTGGCTTTTCAGCATCGTCTTGAATCGTCTGCTCCGTTCCCTGATCCACAGCACCGTTTCCATCATCTACTTGTTCAGAAACTTCAATTGGCGATACTATAATCTGGTTTTCTTTTTCTATATTATTTGATTCATCTACTACTATATCTTTCCCATCAGCACTCTGTATTGGAAGTAATGCATCTTCTGTAGCTGGTTTGCTGAACCGCCCTGCAATCGCCATTACGAGCACAGCACAAATGGCAAGGCCACCTGCCACTATGATCCATTTCTTTGTTTTTTCATTCATATTTTTCATAAGCTGTTCGCCTCCTTGTATATGTATCTACCCTTACAAGCCACACACTACCACAAGAAAATCTGAAAGTCTAACATTATTTATATAGCTATTGAATAGTTAAAATTTTGGAGTATACCCGGCACTGTTTTTCACCTTTATCTTCATGTGAGGTAGTAGTTTGCCTCCAAAAGAAACAGGAACTTCCAGCATAACAGTACTGTCAATCTCAAATCTTTTGTCAGCCCTATCACTATCTGCGAAGGGTGCATTACGAATCACCACGTCCAAATTCCATATTTTAAACTGTGTTTCACTGCCAGAGGCATTTTTTTCGTGATACCCACCGTTTTTAGTCAGACCAAGTATATTATCCATTTTATCATAAATATTCCCATAATCAATGGATTCCTCAAAGTCCTCGGCAGTTGGTTGATACCCTCCCGAATACCCCTCACGCACTCCATGATACACATCATCATAATTTTCTACCACAGTAGAAATGACTGCATCCTGCAAAGCATCTCTCACACCTTGTGCAACAATCATCAAGCGAAAATATTCTGAAATGCCTGTAAAAATCAAAACAAGGCAAAGAGTGATGGCAACAGCAAAAGGATAGCCGTTGCCACGATTGTTTTTCAGTGGTTTTAATCGTTTATTTACCATTTTTCTCCTTTCCGCTAAGTTCAACCGCAGGCACAAAACTTAAACTAATAGTTAATTTAATGTGCGAATTGAATCAACGCCATACTGATCATTTCCAATATACCTCGCTTTTTCCCATTGCTTCTCCTCTTAAAGTAATAGGAAAAGAGCCGAAACCATTGAACATTCCAATATTCACTTCATAGGTAACAACCACAGAAATTTCCTCATTCAGCTGAATTTTACCTATTTGGGACCATTCAACAGTTGGGTTGATTCCTGTTTTTTCAGCGAGAAGCTGTTCTCGCCTTGAAGTTTCCGTCCCAACCTGCCCTGCAATTTCCGCCTCCCTAACAAGCTCGGTAGCAAAGGTATCCACCTGTTGTTTTACAATATAGGCAGGAAACACTTTAACTGCTACAGCAATCACCAGCATGGCACAAAGAACAAGCACCACCACATCAATATATCCCTCACCACGATTGTTTTTGAATGCCCTCATCATTTTTTTCATATTATCTGCCCCCTTTACAGCATTCCGCCAAGGGAACGAATAATTTCATAGACAATAATCACGATATAGGTCATCAGAAAGCATATTAACATCATAAAACTGAATACCCTTATTCTCGACGGAATCTTCATTGCTTGCGCCTTAAGTCGTTGCAACTCTAACTGCTTCATATCGTGGCTCAGCATTTGAAAATACATGGCACCATCATCCCCACGCAGCACACCAATGAGCCCTCTTACAATGTCCGAAAGCATGGAAGAGTTAATCCTTGCTTCAAACCTCGTGAGGGCTGCCTCATAGGATGAGGAACGCATATCGGCTGTTAAAATATCCAGTTCCTTAGCAAAGTCTTCACCTGCATTTTTCTTAAAATTCTCCAAGATAGAAAGAACATCTCGGCTTGCCTTTAACTCCTGGGTAATCGTTGCCACAAACCTTGGCAGTTCAACCTCAATCTTTTCTCGTTTTGCTAACAGTTTTTCATCTGCCTTACGGATTTCCTTGAAATAAATAATCACTGCAAGAAATAGCAAAACTGGAGCAATCAGCGGGAAAATCAAAAGAGCCGGCACAACTGCAAGTACAATGAATCCCGATTTCACAATTGCATTTGCCATAAATTCTTCTGGTGTTTCTTTCATGCCTGCGGCACTTAAGGTATTCAGCAAACGGATTCTCTTATATTCGTCCATTGGTAAGAACTTTGCCAACCTGACCGCCCATCCATTTATGAGGGCATCCATGTTTTTTGATTTTTCCCTGCTCTGCTTTGTTGCAGATAGCATAGCTTTTCCTGTGGCTAGGCTTGGCAGTTTCAAAATATCAGCAAAAATGAAAAATAATCCTACAGCAAACAAACTGCCAAACAGTATCATCATCAGTTGCATTCCTCCACCTCTCTTACCATTATTTTATTTTTCATACAGTTACCTCCGATATTCTATAGGCTGGGTAAGCTTAATTACAAATGCCATAGAAATAAACATTGCTGTAAAGCAAATTGCTAGGACAATCTGCCCCACACTCGTGTGCATCAGTGTGTGATACCAATCCTTATTGAGGAAATACAAAAGTGGTATATTAGCTATTACCAACACCTGCATAGTAATAAATTCTTTTCGTGGTTCAAACACCATATTCTCCAACTCACCGTTTACCACTCGCATATCACTAAGCTTTGAAACAATAGGCGTCAAGGTGCTTTTCAGCCCCCTGTCGAACTGGCAAGCTATCAAGGCATCACACCATTCACGGAAAACGGCATTCTCTATCTGCCCACGCATAGCCTGCAATCCTGCCGTTATATCAGGATTAATCATTTTGATTCTATAGATAAATCCTTTGAAAACCGATAAAACAGGCGGATTTAAGTAAGCAATGTTTTCCTCCACCGCTGTTAATATATCTTCATTTCGCAGATACGCCGTTGTAATGATACTGAGTGCTGTTTCCAGTTCTGCTGAAATATCTTTTTTGAAATGAGTCTGGGTTAATCTGATATACCAAAACGGCAGGAGCATAAAACCTACGGCAAGAACAGGGACCAGAAAAAAGTTACTCATCATAATGGCAATGGAACCACCCACTGCAAACAGTGCCAAAGAAATCATACATAACATAGGAAATCGTTTCTCACGACCTGTGATTTTTAGAATTTCCTGTGCCTCAGTAATCTCCCTTTTCAAAAACCCGACCTTTTTTCGGTTGGTGACCTCGTTAATTTCATCCTTAATACTTTTGGGCTTACTTAAAAATCCTTTAAATATTCCATCAGTAAACTCTGTGGGAGAAATGGAAAGCAAAATAAAAAAGCCTGTAATCATTCCGATACAGGCAACTAAAAGTATGATATTCACGCTGTTTTCACCGTCCTTTCCTTAAGGCTTTTAATCATTTCAATTGGCATGCCATTTTCTAAAAGCCGCTTTGACAGGCTTTCGGAAATAGATTCTTTCTGTTCATGGTGACCAATAATCGTAAATGCTCCGTTTTCTTCCATGCGATTTTCTGTAATGATATATTGGAACAACGTGCGGTAATTTCTTGTGCCATCAGGCAAAATTTCACATTCCATAATCTCCATCATGCGTCTTTCCTTGTTTTCAAGCTGTTTACAGAACACAATAATAGGATATGCCTCCGTTACATAGCCATACAGGGTTTCATCACTCATATCCACTGCGCGTTTGCAAAGGGATACCATTCGGCGGTAGGTAGCTTCACAGGAATTTGCATGAATGGTTGTCAGCACTGCAATACCTGTTCTTGCCGCCTCCTGTGCCGCATTGGCTTCTGCTCCACGCATTTCACCAACTACTGCAATATCGGGATTAAAGCGTAATGCCATGTCCAGCAGTGTAATCTGATCCACCTTTTGCTTTTCATTTTCACTATCACGAGTGAGGGTATGAATGACCGAGTTTACTACTTTTCCATCCTCATATCGTGTGAGGTCAAGCTCACGAGAACCATTTTCTATGGTGTAAATTCTTTTATTGTTTGGAATAGTGGTTAAAAGCCAACCAAGCACCGTCGTTTTTCCGCTTGAGGTTGCACCGGCAACACAAACAGAAATGCCATAGCGGATGAGGTATGAAAGAAAATCCAGCATGATGTCAGTTGCCGTTCCACTACGCACAAAATCTTCTTTTTTCATGCTTTGAGGATTTACGATACGAATAGAGGCGGCAATACCCACATCTTCATCTACAAGAGGTGTTTTAAGTGCGGCAATACGAATGTTTTTGGATAGGTGCCCAAGGATTGCAGGACTGGCATTATCAAGCACCATGCCCGATACATGGAGCATTCTTCGTACCACGTTAATGGCATGTTCTGGGGAGTCAAAATGCTCCTCTAATTTCACATTTCTTCCGTCCGAATATTGCACCTCAATGTCTTGCCAAGAGTTAAATAGTGATAGGTAATTCTTTGAAGTTATCTCCGAATTTTCCCCCACTCCACACCGTGCATGAAACTTTCATTTCACACGGCGTTCCCTCAATATTTACTTATTTACACTAATCTCACAATTTCCAACTAAAATTCTCAGTTTGTTTAATCGTTCTAAATCAACAGGTAATTTTTCAAGCTTCAACAAATATTTTTCTATGGTTTCTTGCGTTGTTGCATGAATAAGCTTGTGAATATCAAAGGTAACATACACTAAATTTCTATATTCATCTTTCCCACCTAAATGTTTGGGTGTCTTATGGTGTACTTCCATATTGGATATTTGCAGTTTTTCGCCAGTTATAAAGCACCGTCCACGTTGCCCCACATACAATGAAATTCTATTGTCATTAAACTCGACACTTTGACCCTTTACAGGATTGTTCATTAAATAAATCAAGGTGTCATAATTGAAGTTTTGTAGCTTGTCGTGGATTTTCTTTCTGCCCAGTGGTGTATAATTGCACACATCTTGTGAGAAGCAAACCGGCGGTGTAGTCTGTACAAAATGAATAGGGTACAGTGCTACCCCTTGGATATACAGTGGTTTTACTTTTGATTTTCCATAGAATTTTTCATATACCTTGCTCTTTTTACCTGTTTTACTTTTAATACATTTCGTTCTGCAATAAAGGCTCTTGTTGACATGAAAAGCAATTTGGGCAAAGTCCTTGCTGATATGGCTTGCAATTTTATAGTATCCATGTATACCCAGTACCGTTGCATTAAAATGCTGTACATGAATTCCATTTGCATCATGCTGTAAGACTTTGATTTTTTCTTTGAGTTGTTTCTTGCATTTTTCTATGCTTTTGTCTGTCATATGAGATTTGACAACATATTTGTTACCCTTTTTCCAAAGTTTTAGTTTAATACCCAAAAATTCAGAGTACTTCTTTTTAAGGTTTACTATTTTTGATTTTTCAGGACTTATTTGAAGTCCTAATCGTTCCTCTAACCATTGTTTTGTAGCAATAAACATTTTATTGGCGGTATCTCTGTCTTTGCAAAACAGCTTGAAATCATCAGCATATCTGACGATAAACACTTCTTTGAGCTTACCCTTACGCATTAACTCATATTTCCTTGTTGGATTTTTATATTCCGTATGCGTTTTGTGATTTTCCCATTGACTTGCCACCCACCAGTCAAGCTCATTTAATACCACATTGGATAAAATCGGGCTTAGTACACCACCTTGCGGTACACCTTTTGTCGGTACTCCAATACCTTTTATTTCAGCTTTAAGCATTTTTGAGATAATAGAAATTAACCTTTTATCTTGTATTCCTAAACTCCAAAGCTGTTTTAACAATTTTCCATGGTCAACATTATCAAAAAATCCTTTAATATCAATGTCAACTACATATTGAAAATTGTGTCTGTTGGTTAGTGCCAAGGTTCTTGCAATTGCATGGTGCGTGCTTCGATTTGGTCTAAAACCATAACTGTGTTTGTAAAATTTTGCTTCGCAGATTGGTTCTAATACCTGCTTGATACATTGCTGTATCAGCCTGTCCTCCATTGTGGGTATTCCAAGCGGTCTTGTTTTGCCATTATCCTTAGGAATTTCAACTCTCCTTACCGACATTGGTTTAAAGCTAGCTATACGATTTTTAACATAAGCAATTAGCTTTTCTGGCTCTTGTTCTCCAATATCTAATATGGTAGTGCTGTTTGTTCCTTTTGTTTTGCTGCCTTTGTTTCTCTTGATGTTACGATAGGCAAGCAGTATATTTTCACTACTAATAATGATGTCATAGAGGTTATTAAATTTTTGGTTTTGCCCTGCCTTTGAATAAAGGTTGTCGTAAATCTTTTGAGTATCGTAATACTCATTGTTTCTTAATCTTTGCTTCTTTTTGAGCTTTTTAGTTGCCATAAGTCGGCTCTCACTTCCTTTGCAGGAAATTTTGCCTCTCTTAGTCATACTCGAACCTTATGCAGTTTTTCTACTGGTTGTGAGTTGTGTTTTACTGTAAAATATTGACTTGTGGCTATCCCTCCACCGCTTATTATCACGGCTTCACAGGTACTGTGCCACTACTTTCATCAGCATAAAAGCAAGTTATATCTTACGGCTTTCCTTGCTAACGCTTCATAGAGATTAAGCTCTCCACGTTGCTGACTTACCACGTTCCGATAATCCTATCTATTCATATATGCCCTTAGGTTCTCTCTTTGAGCCTGTCTGTTTTGTCACCGCCTGTAACGATGAAAGGACTTTCATATCGACAAGTTTTACTTATCCTCACAGACCTTGCAATAGCAAGCATAGCCGTTAGACTATTTAGAGATTTAGACCCGTACATTCAAGAGTTCGCCATTCATCAGTTTTAGCTGATAAAATTCTAACCATAGGCATTTTGTAGACCCCGCCCTAACACTCCCAGCCACCTCTGGCTTGGTTTTGCTGTATCATTTCTGACCTTAGCAAGTGCATACAGACGACTTTAGCGAGCTTCATAACACAATTTGCACTTAATTGCTATTGTGCCATTCGCAGTGTTTAGGAAGGCGTTTCAAGGCGTTACCCTATCATTCCACCTATTGGATTACCAGTTCTACCAAACTGAACTTTTTACGTTCTTTGTTTAGTGCCTAACCTTTTCAGTTAGGAACGTGTCGCACCGTCGATTTCCTCAATGCCCTTTCCAAAAATATATTTGGTTAAAAATCCGTACTCTGCCATCTCTGTATACAGAGCATCTACCAGCTCGCCGCCGTCCATGCCTTTGACTGCAATTCGCTCATCCATCACATATTTGCCAATGTACCGTTTCATCTGCTCTTTGGCATCTTGTAGGTCGTCATTGGTAATCAGTTGTGAATAGTTGCTTGATATGTGCTCCTGCACATCCTTTAGCACTGAAGAGAAATCCCTGCCTTCTGATTCTGGGGCAAAAAATAAGGAGTGGGTGCGGTTCCCTGTACCCAATTCCCCTACCTCTTTCTGTTTTTGTGCGGGAATGATAAGATCACTGGCTCTGCTTTCTACCGATACCATTTCATCTGGTACAGATTCCTCTTTTACAGTTTCCTTTTCCATAGGTTCTAATGCCTGTATATTGTTATCTGCTTCTGTTCGCGTCGTAACGATCTGTTGATGATTCTCTGTTGCAAACACAGAATTTCCTCTTTTATTTCCTAACACCCAAACACCTCCTTCACTATTTTTTCAATCTCCTTGCGAAATTCTCGACTGCCCTTTAGAGATAAATCAGCAAACAAATTTCCCTCAAGATACTGCTGTTCCACCTCATCGGAATGGGGAATCTTAAAAGAAAGACTGCCCATTGCCCCTGCCATATGTTCAATACCATGACTGGATTTCACGTTAGATGCCACCTTATATTGCTTTTCCATATCCCAATTGCTGTTTTGCAAAAGCTGTAGTTGACTTGACAGGTAGCTGATGGATTTTAAATCACAGTTTGCAAGACGCAGCACGCTATCACTTTCCAACAAGGCAACGGCGGAGAGAATATCGTTTGCAATGTAACTGCCACAATCAATAATCACAAATGGAGCAATCTTTCGCAGACTCTCTATCAACTCCTGTGCCTGCACTTTGGAATAAGCGGCATAGGTATATTCATTTTCTCCTTTCAGCATACCGATGATAGTGAGATAAGACATTTTCTTGTGGGTAATCATGTTGTATTTCACAAGGGGTTCTGTCACATGGGTTGCTGATAAAATACTGCCAAGGGATTTCTCACATTCCAAATCCGAAGGTGGGCAAATACAGGGAAGCATGGGTGCTGTCATATCACACAGCACCAAGACTACATTTTTCTTTTTGTCTGCAAGGTATTTTGCAAGCTTTACTGCAACCGTTGATTTTCCAGAACTGGGGCTTCCCCAAACCGCAAGCACACCACCATGTAAAACATCTTCTTTTACGGGTTCTGCTTTTTGCTCTCGAGAAAAAATAGAATTTTTCATGAAATTCATTGTGCTTAGTCCTCCTCTGACGTATTTCCAACGGTTTGAGAATTTTCAACAGATGCATCAACTGCATTTTCCTCGTCTGTAGTTTCCGTCAATTCTGGATGATAAATTTTTGCAATAACTTCGTCCTGTGCAAGAATAAACTCCTGTGCCTTTTCGGGAACGCCACGATAAACAAGGGAAAGATGTGCCGTTCCGTCAGCCTCGAGCTCTGCTAACACATTTCCTTGTTCGGGAGTTACAAGTAGGGTAACGGTTGAAGGAAGCTCTCTCTCATCTTCCCCCTTAATTTGCTCGCCAGTGTTAGCATCATAACCGTTTGGTGCAGTTACAGAAATGACCTCAACATATTTAAGCTCTGGAGGAATAATTGTAGCTCCCTGTTTTCTATAA is a genomic window containing:
- a CDS encoding DUF3852 domain-containing protein, yielding MKKYKKLAVIITVLLVCLFYSITAFAAGTGDVAGAIEGTWTTASGQIKTVVNKVIFPAIDLILAVFFFAKLGMTYFDFRKHGQFEWSGPAILFACLVFTLTAPLYIWSILGL
- a CDS encoding DUF6550 family protein is translated as MKNMNEKTKKWIIVAGGLAICAVLVMAIAGRFSKPATEDALLPIQSADGKDIVVDESNNIEKENQIIVSPIEVSEQVDDGNGAVDQGTEQTIQDDAEKPIYTEEELTNPDQKPNGDEVTEQDISVDHDKVQTPSETPKQDNQPQSGDKKDGQIYVPGFGWIEDEGGGGEATVGKSDGDINKQVGIMGE
- a CDS encoding DUF4320 family protein; this translates as MMRAFKNNRGEGYIDVVVLVLCAMLVIAVAVKVFPAYIVKQQVDTFATELVREAEIAGQVGTETSRREQLLAEKTGINPTVEWSQIGKIQLNEEISVVVTYEVNIGMFNGFGSFPITLRGEAMGKSEVYWK
- a CDS encoding secretion protein F — encoded protein: MQLMMILFGSLFAVGLFFIFADILKLPSLATGKAMLSATKQSREKSKNMDALINGWAVRLAKFLPMDEYKRIRLLNTLSAAGMKETPEEFMANAIVKSGFIVLAVVPALLIFPLIAPVLLFLAVIIYFKEIRKADEKLLAKREKIEVELPRFVATITQELKASRDVLSILENFKKNAGEDFAKELDILTADMRSSSYEAALTRFEARINSSMLSDIVRGLIGVLRGDDGAMYFQMLSHDMKQLELQRLKAQAMKIPSRIRVFSFMMLICFLMTYIVIIVYEIIRSLGGML
- a CDS encoding type II secretion system F family protein: MNIILLVACIGMITGFFILLSISPTEFTDGIFKGFLSKPKSIKDEINEVTNRKKVGFLKREITEAQEILKITGREKRFPMLCMISLALFAVGGSIAIMMSNFFLVPVLAVGFMLLPFWYIRLTQTHFKKDISAELETALSIITTAYLRNEDILTAVEENIAYLNPPVLSVFKGFIYRIKMINPDITAGLQAMRGQIENAVFREWCDALIACQFDRGLKSTLTPIVSKLSDMRVVNGELENMVFEPRKEFITMQVLVIANIPLLYFLNKDWYHTLMHTSVGQIVLAICFTAMFISMAFVIKLTQPIEYRR
- the ltrA gene encoding group II intron reverse transcriptase/maturase codes for the protein MATKKLKKKQRLRNNEYYDTQKIYDNLYSKAGQNQKFNNLYDIIISSENILLAYRNIKRNKGSKTKGTNSTTILDIGEQEPEKLIAYVKNRIASFKPMSVRRVEIPKDNGKTRPLGIPTMEDRLIQQCIKQVLEPICEAKFYKHSYGFRPNRSTHHAIARTLALTNRHNFQYVVDIDIKGFFDNVDHGKLLKQLWSLGIQDKRLISIISKMLKAEIKGIGVPTKGVPQGGVLSPILSNVVLNELDWWVASQWENHKTHTEYKNPTRKYELMRKGKLKEVFIVRYADDFKLFCKDRDTANKMFIATKQWLEERLGLQISPEKSKIVNLKKKYSEFLGIKLKLWKKGNKYVVKSHMTDKSIEKCKKQLKEKIKVLQHDANGIHVQHFNATVLGIHGYYKIASHISKDFAQIAFHVNKSLYCRTKCIKSKTGKKSKVYEKFYGKSKVKPLYIQGVALYPIHFVQTTPPVCFSQDVCNYTPLGRKKIHDKLQNFNYDTLIYLMNNPVKGQSVEFNDNRISLYVGQRGRCFITGEKLQISNMEVHHKTPKHLGGKDEYRNLVYVTFDIHKLIHATTQETIEKYLLKLEKLPVDLERLNKLRILVGNCEISVNK
- a CDS encoding AAA family ATPase, which encodes MNFMKNSIFSREQKAEPVKEDVLHGGVLAVWGSPSSGKSTVAVKLAKYLADKKKNVVLVLCDMTAPMLPCICPPSDLECEKSLGSILSATHVTEPLVKYNMITHKKMSYLTIIGMLKGENEYTYAAYSKVQAQELIESLRKIAPFVIIDCGSYIANDILSAVALLESDSVLRLANCDLKSISYLSSQLQLLQNSNWDMEKQYKVASNVKSSHGIEHMAGAMGSLSFKIPHSDEVEQQYLEGNLFADLSLKGSREFRKEIEKIVKEVFGC